One genomic region from Diabrotica undecimpunctata isolate CICGRU chromosome 9, icDiaUnde3, whole genome shotgun sequence encodes:
- the LOC140450603 gene encoding uncharacterized protein, producing the protein MPKRHILTHRELESALEEIVNDLEIERGFVDAVYIPPNVDELTDEEDIDENLRMNDESIDKEIAGTLEIEVDIDNDICDEPEEPVPGKKRRFSGKKERENIEWEKKEVVYTHLPTSNEHNSLQQIKDALEGKTPLEIFLMFFDEELLTMIVEFSVKYARDNNRQDFKFCIKDLTPSVR; encoded by the exons ATGCCAAAAAGACATATTTTGACCCATAGGGAGCTAGAAAGTGCGTTAGAAGAAATTGTTAATGATTTAGAAATAGAACGAG GATTTGTGGATGCTGTCTATATACCACCTAATGTAGACGAGTTGACTGATGAAGAGGATATTGACGAGAATTTACGTATGAATGACGAATCAATTGATAAAGAAATAGCTGGTACCTTGGAAATTGAGGTTGATATCGATAATGACATTTGCGATGAGCCTGAAGAACCTGTGCCAGGAAAGAAAAGACGATTTTCTGGTAAAAAAGAGAGGGAAAATATAGAGTGGGAAAAAAAAGAAGTTGTTTATACCCATTTACCTACCTCAAATGAACATAATAGTCTACAACAAATAAAAGACGCACTGGAGGGCAAAACACCATTGGAAAttttcttaatgttttttgaCGAAGAACTTTTGACCATGATAGTTGAGTTTTCAGTAAAATATGCTCGTGATAATAATCGTCaggattttaaattttgcataaaaGACTTAACCCCTTCGGTACGGTGA